One window of Aricia agestis chromosome 20, ilAriAges1.1, whole genome shotgun sequence genomic DNA carries:
- the LOC121737179 gene encoding glutathione S-transferase 1-like has product MSAIKLYHFPLSAPSRGALLAAKLINVPLETVIVDLFKKEQLSESFLRINPQHCVPTLDDDGFILWESRAIACYLAERYGDDKYYPKDIRKRALVNQRLYFDSSFLYPRIRAICHPILFSGITEIKESLKIDLNSTLGFLDQFLANSKWVAGDELSIADTAILASMTSILEVGWDISAFPNIQRWLNDCTSIPGYEENMEGARLFGAAVRKNIKT; this is encoded by the exons atgtcTGCTATTAAACTTTACCACTTCCCACTGAGTGCTCCATCGAGAGGAGCCTTATTAGCTGCCAAATTAATTAATGTGCCCCTAGAAACAGTGATAGTTGATTTGTTTAAAAAGGAGCAACTCAGTGAAAGTTTTCTGAGGATTAATCCGCAGCACTGCGTTCCTACTCTCGATGATGATGGCTTCATCCTATGGGAGAGTCGCGCCATTGCGTGCTACCTGGCTGAAAGATACGGCGACGACAAATACTATCCTAAGGATATCAGAAAACGGGCGCTTGTGAATCAGAGGCTGTACTTTGATAGTTCATTTTTGTATCCCAGGATCAGAGCAATCTGC CATCCCATCCTTTTCAGTGGAATAACAGAAATTAAGGAATCATTGAAGATAGACTTGAACTCAACACTTGGGTTTCTTGATCAGTTCCTGGCAAACTCCAAATGGGTAGCTGGTGATGAGCTGAGCATTGCTGATACAGCAATATTGGCATCCATGACTTCTATTCTT gaGGTAGGTTGGGATATTTCTGCCTTTCCTAATATTCAGAGGTGGCTCAATGACTGCACGTCCATCCCTGGGTATGAAGAAAATATGGAGGGAGCAAGATTATTTGGGGCAGCTGTTAGGAAGAACATTaagacttaa
- the LOC121737181 gene encoding SNAPIN protein homolog yields MDDTESTTTSADENTGNLCDNPTRDTLAEGLISLLKPTVDQLDDRVRATRISQLELKQQIDSLNEELQKVRQALNDHPDLDPYVKKLIACKQRVTVILNVLQTTQDRLNEIRRMVNKEKSVRPIVTTVPQEPEQSTSAVVPDLGSIN; encoded by the exons ATGGACGATACAGAGAGTACAACTACGTCTGCCGATGAAAACACAGGGAACCTTTGCGACAACCCAACAAGAGACACTCTAGCCGAGGGGCTTATAAGTCTCCTAAAACCCACTGTAGATCAGCTTGACGACAGAGTAAGAGCAACCAG GATATCACAACTAGAGTTGAAGCAACAAATTGACTCATTGAATGAGGAATTACAGAAGGTCAGGCAAGCTTTGAACGACCATCCAGATTTAGATCCTTATGTTAAGAAACTGATTGCTTGCAAACAGAGAGTTACTGTTATATTGAATGTCTTGCAGACAACACag GATAGACTAAATGAAATAAGACGCATGGTGAATAAAGAGAAGAGCGTAAGGCCAATAGTGACGACAGTGCCACAAGAACCTGAACAAAGTACGAGCGCTGTCGTCCCCGACTTGGGCTCTATCAACTAA
- the LOC121736926 gene encoding ATP-dependent (S)-NAD(P)H-hydrate dehydratase-like produces MQHTFKLLFFIFCYSTFFHCEGVVNKRDTCEKRSENNSNDEMTLLAKLVVPDLEGTRKGDSGKIAVVGGSAKYTGAPYFAAISALKVGADLVYVITTEEAASVIKSYSPDLIVIPNKLTDIRSILSKVHVVVLGPGLGREPENLQLAYDTIQISRDLKKPLVIDADGLYAVYKNISVLKDYPEPGVVLTPNFVETKKLIEAIPESENTWYSHWGNAVSVLLKGATDEYHGQFDWHLDGIGSGRRAGGQGDILAGALGTFYHWSLQHKHCNGTTSEALARSTASFAAAKLTRVCNAEGFKKYGRSMTASDMINEIHVSFDKMFL; encoded by the exons ATGCAGCAtacattcaaattattattctttatattttgctACTCGACTTTCTTTCATTGTGAAGGTGTTGTCAATAAACGAGATACTTGTGAGAAACGGTCTGAAAATAACAGCAATGATGAAATGACATTGCTCGCGAAACTTGTAGTTCCAGATTTAGAAGGCACAAGAAAAGGGGACTCCGGTAAAATTGCAGTTGTCGGAGGTTCCGCAAAATATACAGGTGCACCATACTTTGCTGCCATATCTGCGctgaag GTGGGTGCTGATTTGGTTTATGTTATTACAACGGAAGAAGCAGCTTCAGTGATCAAATCTTACAGCCCGGACCTTATAGTCATACCAAACAAACTGACAGATATAAGATCTATATTAAGTAAAGTACATGTAGTTGTCCTTGGGCCCGGTCTGGGAAGGGAACCAGAGAATTTACAACTAGCGTATGACACCATACAAATAAGTAGGGATCTGAAAAAACCTTTGGTTATTGATGCTGATGGGCTCTATGCAGTTTACAAGAACATTTCTGTACTTAAGGATTACCCAGAGCCCGGAGTTGTATTGACACCAAATTTTGTTGAGACCAAAAAGTTGATTGAGGCAATTCCAGAATCGGAAAACACCTGGTATTCACACTGGGGTAATGCTGTGTCTGTGCTACTGAAGGGCGCTACTGATGAATATCATGGTCAATTTGACTGGCACTTGGATGGAATAGGATCTGGCCGACGAGCGGGTGGTCAAGGAGACATATTGGCTGGTGCTCTAGGTACTTTTTACCATTGGTCTCTCCAGCATAAGCACTGCAATGGTACAACATCGGAAGCATTGGCTCGAAGTACAGCATCGTTTGCTGCAGCTAAATTAACCAGAGTGTGCAATGCTGAGGGATTCAAGAAGTATGGTCGCAGTATGACAGCTTCAGACATGATTAATGAAATCCATGTTTCATTtgataaaatgtttttgtga
- the LOC121737180 gene encoding methyltransferase N6AMT1, with protein sequence METPYQNHIDKADFDHVYEPAEDSFLLIDALEKDLEFLKTKKPLLCLEVGSGSGVVITAFGMAFPGTLCFSTDINIKACVMTKSTAQRNNVIVETVNMDLASGFVNNKFDIVLFNPPYVVTDPEECKGNGIEASWAGGVKGREVIDRLLAVIPKILSPSGVFYILLIEENIPNEVIQIMKRHGYIAETVIQRKVRNERQLVLKFYKFANYD encoded by the coding sequence ATGGAAACACCTTATCAAAATCACATAGACAAAGCTGACTTCGACCATGTTTATGAGCCAGCAGAGGACAGCTTCCTGCTCATTGATGCCTTAGAAAAAGATTTGGAATttttaaaaaccaaaaaaccCCTATTGTGTTTGGAAGTTGGTTCGGGAAGTGGGGTGGTCATTACAGCATTCGGAATGGCGTTCCCGGGAACACTCTGTTTCAGCACTGACATTAATATTAAGGCCTGCGTTATGACTAAAAGTACCGCTCAACGTAACAATGTTATAGTAGAAACTGTGAATATGGACCTGGCCAGCGGTTTTGTGAATAATAAGTttgatattgttttgtttaatcCACCATATGTGGTGACCGATCCTGAAGAGTGCAAGGGGAATGGCATCGAAGCAAGCTGGGCTGGCGGCGTCAAAGGCAGAGAAGTCATAGACAGATTACTGGCTGTCATACCAAAGATATTGTCTCCCTCAGGAGTTTTTTATATCCTGTTGATAGAAGAAAACATTCCAAATGAAGTGATTCAAATTATGAAACGGCACGGCTATATTGCAGAAACAGTAATACAGAGAAAAGTTAGGAACGAAAGGCAACTTGTGTTAAAGTTTTATAAGTTTGCAAATTATGattaa